Proteins from one Ascaphus truei isolate aAscTru1 chromosome 19, aAscTru1.hap1, whole genome shotgun sequence genomic window:
- the SNAI3 gene encoding zinc finger protein SNAI3: MPRSFLVKKSCSHRIPNYGQLLEAQADVAASCGTCTGVVLSLLQQADAPTAERPAGELWWTRPALSPSPAAPGPKEQPVTASPHSLGSRVSDAISLLATGQPLKDSMNNLNMPPRRRASDGGSVVPGARTTQHQPPQREAARQPDSLGCSDCHRACGSGLQQRHGPARGLFSCQHCAKAYTSPGALKMHIRTHTLPCACRICGKAFSRPWLLQGHIRTHTGEKPFSCFHCGRGFADRSNLRAHLQTHSEVKRYRCPGCGKTFSRVSLLAKHRDGCCCPVS, from the exons atGCCCAGGTCCTTCCTAGTGAAGAAATCCTGCAGCCACAGGATCCCCAACTATGGACAGCTGCTAGAGGCACAGGCAG ATGTCGCGGCTTCGTGTGGCACCTGCACAGGTGTGGTGCTGTCGCTGCTTCAGCAAGCGGATGCCCCCACCGCAGAACGTCCTGCAGGGGAGTTGTGGTGGACACGTCCAGCGCTGTCACCGAGCCCAGCGGCCCCGGGGCCGAAGGAACAGCCGGTCACAGCTTCCCCGCACTCTCTGGGCAGCAGGGTGAGCGACGCAATCTCTCTTTTGGCAACTGGGCAACCTCTCAAAGACAGCATGAACAACCTAAACATGCCCCCCAGGAGGCGCGCGTCCGACGGGGGCAGTGTCGTGCCAGGGGCTAGGACCACCCAGCACCAGCCCCCGCAGAGAGAGGCTGCGCGACAACCAGATTCTCTGGGATGCTCAGACTGTCACAGAGCCTGCGGGAGCGGCCTCCAACAGCGACACGGGCCGGCACGCGGGCTCTTCAGCTGCCAGCACTGTGCCAAGGCCTACACCAGCCCGGGCGCCCTGAAGATGCACATCCGCACCCACACGCTGCCCTGCGCCTGCAGGATCTGCGGCAAAGCTTTCTCCAGGCCCTGGCTGCTGCAAGGACACATCAGGACACACACAG gTGAGAAGCCATTCTCCTGCTTCCATTGCGGCCGCGGTTTCGCTGACCGCTCCAACCTGCGCGCTCACCTGCAGACGCACTCGGAGGTCAAAAGGTACCGGTGCCCGGGCTGTGGAAAAACCTTCTCCCGCGTGTCTCTGCTCGCCAAGCACCGAGACGGCTGCTGCTGCCCGGTGTCCTGA